TCGGGCAGAACGGTATCGGCGCTTGGCGTGCCGAGGCCGTAGAAAGCGACCATGTTGATCTCGTGCCGATCGATCGCCAACGAGAGCGCCCGGCGCAGGCGCACGTCGCGGAACAGGCCGCGCCACACCTCGTCGGCGCAGTTGAGGTTCGGCAGCAGCGTGATGCGCGAGCCGCGCGCGACCTTCCAAAGATTGACCTTCACGGGGAAACGCTTCTCGGCCTCCTTCAGGAAGGTGTAGTCGTTGAAATCGATGCCGGTCGCCTGCAGATCGGCTTCGCCGGCCCCCGCCTTGGCGGCAATGATCGACGAGGAGGAGACATTGAGAATGAATCGGTCGAGATAGGGAAGCTGCCTGCCGGTTTCGTCGACGCGATGGAAGAACGGGTTTCGATCGAAGACGAACTGCTCGGACGGCAGCGGCGTCGTATTGCGCCAGGGATCGAGCGTCGGCAGGTTCGGATTCTCAGGGCGGTAGGACCGCGCCATCTTGATATGCAGGTCCTGCCATTTTTTGACGCGGTTGGCCTGCATCATCTGTTCCATTTTCGCCTGGTCCGGCTGGAACTTCTTGTGGAACTGCTTGAGATAATGCGCCGGCCCGACGATGACGAGCGGTATGGGACCTGCCAAGGTCGGCAGGAACATCGGGTTGGGTTTTTCCCAGGTGTAGCGCACGGTCAGCGGATCGAGCATTTCGAAGCGCGGGAGCGCGCCGTGCGGGCGAAGCTCCAGCGCGCCGCCGCCGGGCGTCAGCTTGTCGTTCAGGATGACGTCTTCCCACCAATAGCGAAAATCGTCGGCCGTGAACGGCTCGCCGTCGGACCATTTATGGCCGTCGCGCAGCGTGAAGGTGAAGACCGTATCGTCCTCGGAATGGAAATCGGCCAGGATATCGGGCTGGAACTGCAGGTGCTTGTCATAGCCGACGAGACGGGCATAGCCGTAAATCGTCATGAAACGTATGTCGCGCTGGCCACCGATGATGGTGCGCACGGTGCCGCCATAGGCGCCAGGCTCGAGCCCCATCTCCTTCAGGTTGACGATGCGCGGACGGGTGGGAATGCGCTCGGCCATCGGCGGCAGGCTGCCGGCGGCGAGCCGCTCCTTGAGGAATTCCGGTTCGACGGCCTGTTGGGCCCGAAGCACCGTGGGCGCGATCGCAGCACCCACGAGGCCGCCGAGGAAAGTGCGACGCGTCACCATCAGCGCAACTCCTTGGCATCGGCGCCTTTGCGGGCGCGCACCAGATGGCCGTCGCCTAAGTCGGCATAGGCAAGCTCGGAGGCGTCGTCATGCTCGGCGGTGAAGGTCTTGCCCCAGTTCTGCTTGTCGGCGGCTCCATTTTTCCGGAGCGCCTTGAAATCGAGCGGCCGGTCGAGATCGGGGAAGGGGACGGCGGCGAGCAGCGATTTCGTATAGGGGTGCACTGGGTCGCGCAGGATGATCTCGCGCGGGGCGATTTCGACGATCCGGCCCTTGCACATCACAGCGATGCGGTCGGCCATGTAATCGACGACGGCGAGATTGTGCGAGATGAAGAGATAGGTCAGCCCCAGCTCCTTCTGCAGGTCCTTCAGCAGGTTGAGGATCTGCGCCTGG
The nucleotide sequence above comes from Rhizobium sp. Pop5. Encoded proteins:
- a CDS encoding ABC transporter substrate-binding protein; the protein is MVTRRTFLGGLVGAAIAPTVLRAQQAVEPEFLKERLAAGSLPPMAERIPTRPRIVNLKEMGLEPGAYGGTVRTIIGGQRDIRFMTIYGYARLVGYDKHLQFQPDILADFHSEDDTVFTFTLRDGHKWSDGEPFTADDFRYWWEDVILNDKLTPGGGALELRPHGALPRFEMLDPLTVRYTWEKPNPMFLPTLAGPIPLVIVGPAHYLKQFHKKFQPDQAKMEQMMQANRVKKWQDLHIKMARSYRPENPNLPTLDPWRNTTPLPSEQFVFDRNPFFHRVDETGRQLPYLDRFILNVSSSSIIAAKAGAGEADLQATGIDFNDYTFLKEAEKRFPVKVNLWKVARGSRITLLPNLNCADEVWRGLFRDVRLRRALSLAIDRHEINMVAFYGLGTPSADTVLPDSPLFRQEYADAYVKFDPDEANRLLDELGLAKRGDDGIRLLPDGRRAEITVETAGESNLDTDVLELVHDHWANIGLALYTRTSQRDVFRNRAMSGTIMMSIWYGLDNGVPTADMSPSGLAPTLDDQLQWPLWGMHYLSAGQEGAAPDLPEAAELVDLLGQWGSTAKFEERQVIWHKMLSLYTQQVFSIGLINATLQPILRSAKLQNLPEKALYGFDPTSYLGIYMPDTFWYKEA